A genomic region of Sphingobium sp. HWE2-09 contains the following coding sequences:
- a CDS encoding glycoside hydrolase family 3 C-terminal domain-containing protein, whose protein sequence is MTTGFVLRAASALLLLTTSAIAHAQSGDVQAEANAKARTIVDKLTLDEKVAQLLNVAPAIPRLDIPAYNWWTESLHGAIGAVPTTNFPEPIGLAATFDAPLIKDVASAISTEVQALHTLGRQTGHLGRIGTGLDTWSPNINIFRDPRWGRGQETYGEDPFLTAHIGVAFIQGMQGDDPDLPNVVATPKHFAVHSGPEPSRHTDNIFATQRDLEDTYLPAFRAAIVEGKAGSIMCAYNRVDGQPACGSHMLLQDYLRGAWGFTGYVVSDCDAVVDIYDHHKYAPDAATGVAVALRYGVDSECNNSTLGGRTDLGDRYKESLARGYINMGDIDTALVRLFSARLRNGDLPGLSARQPNATPTRAIGTAAHDALALTTAEKSLVLLKNDGVLPLKPGARIALVGPLADATRVLRGNYSSAKSAPPISVADGLKHAMPGATVSVIPFTPSITDGDLVPGTALRTPDGKPGIRAAYYNATGKDQFAAKPVLTRVEASLVSRAAEFKQVSDNHRIEWTGYLVAPETGLYRLALTGVKGDVTLNGKPVISAAAYSGWAEPLALTQVRMTKGDRYAIRLQGESSVSASPAIFWKRVTDDIDRDLAAGTKDADVVIAVVGLTSDLEGEEMPVKVDGFVGGDKTTLDLPADQRAFLEKAKALGKPLIVVAMNGSAIDLSWAKANAAAIVEAWYPGQSGGLAVGNVLSGKADPGGRLPVTFYKSVADLPPFTDYGMDGRTYRYFKGTPVYPFGHGLSYTSFRYAPLSVEPIDGSVENGLRVRTSITNSGARAGDDVAQLYITPPRFDGAPRTALRGFQRVTLKPGETQPVEFILSPRDLSFVTMAGDRAMLPGAYQLSVGSGQPDQPVQQQKAVYSIARLVPLPK, encoded by the coding sequence ATGACAACCGGTTTCGTCCTGCGCGCGGCCAGCGCCCTGCTGCTGCTGACCACATCGGCGATCGCCCACGCGCAGTCCGGCGACGTGCAGGCAGAGGCCAACGCCAAGGCCCGCACCATCGTCGACAAGCTGACGCTGGATGAAAAGGTCGCCCAACTTCTCAACGTCGCCCCGGCAATCCCGCGGCTCGACATTCCGGCCTATAATTGGTGGACCGAATCGCTGCACGGCGCGATCGGCGCTGTCCCCACCACCAACTTCCCCGAACCCATCGGCCTGGCCGCCACCTTCGACGCGCCGCTGATTAAGGATGTCGCGTCGGCGATCAGCACCGAAGTGCAGGCGCTGCACACGCTGGGCCGCCAGACCGGCCATCTGGGCCGCATCGGCACCGGCCTCGATACCTGGTCGCCCAACATCAACATCTTCCGCGATCCGCGTTGGGGCCGGGGGCAGGAAACCTATGGTGAAGACCCGTTCCTGACCGCGCATATCGGCGTCGCGTTCATCCAGGGGATGCAGGGCGACGATCCCGACCTGCCGAACGTCGTCGCGACGCCCAAACATTTTGCGGTCCATAGCGGCCCCGAACCCAGCCGCCACACCGACAATATTTTCGCGACCCAGCGCGACCTGGAGGACACCTACCTCCCCGCCTTCCGCGCCGCGATCGTGGAGGGCAAGGCCGGGTCGATCATGTGCGCCTATAACCGCGTCGATGGCCAACCCGCCTGCGGCAGCCACATGCTGTTGCAGGATTATCTGCGCGGCGCGTGGGGCTTTACCGGCTATGTCGTGTCGGACTGCGACGCCGTGGTCGATATCTATGACCATCATAAATATGCGCCCGACGCCGCGACCGGCGTGGCAGTGGCGCTACGCTATGGCGTGGACAGCGAATGCAACAATTCGACGCTGGGCGGCCGCACCGACCTTGGCGACCGGTATAAGGAATCGCTGGCGCGCGGCTATATCAATATGGGCGACATCGACACGGCGCTCGTCCGCCTCTTTTCCGCGCGGCTGCGCAATGGCGACTTGCCTGGCCTGTCGGCGCGCCAGCCCAATGCGACGCCGACCAGGGCGATCGGCACCGCCGCTCATGATGCGCTGGCGCTGACCACCGCCGAAAAAAGCCTGGTCCTGCTGAAGAATGACGGCGTCCTGCCGTTGAAGCCCGGCGCCCGCATCGCACTGGTGGGACCGCTGGCGGACGCCACCCGCGTGCTGCGCGGCAATTATTCTTCGGCCAAGAGCGCCCCGCCCATTTCCGTGGCCGACGGCCTGAAACACGCCATGCCCGGCGCGACGGTGTCGGTTATCCCGTTCACCCCATCCATCACCGACGGCGATCTGGTGCCCGGCACCGCGCTGCGCACGCCCGACGGGAAACCGGGCATCCGCGCGGCCTATTATAACGCCACCGGCAAGGACCAGTTCGCCGCCAAGCCCGTCCTGACCCGCGTGGAAGCCAGCCTGGTGTCGCGCGCCGCCGAGTTCAAACAAGTGTCTGACAATCATAGGATCGAATGGACCGGCTATCTGGTCGCGCCCGAAACCGGCCTCTACCGCCTCGCCCTGACCGGGGTGAAGGGCGATGTGACGCTGAACGGCAAGCCGGTCATATCCGCCGCCGCCTATTCGGGCTGGGCCGAACCATTGGCGCTGACGCAAGTGCGCATGACCAAGGGCGATCGCTACGCCATCCGCCTGCAAGGCGAAAGCAGCGTATCCGCCAGCCCCGCCATCTTCTGGAAGCGCGTTACCGACGATATCGATCGCGATCTGGCGGCGGGGACGAAGGACGCCGATGTCGTCATCGCCGTGGTCGGCCTGACCTCCGACCTGGAGGGCGAGGAAATGCCGGTGAAGGTCGATGGCTTCGTCGGCGGCGACAAGACAACGCTCGATCTGCCCGCCGACCAGCGCGCCTTTCTGGAAAAGGCAAAGGCGCTGGGCAAGCCCCTGATCGTCGTCGCGATGAACGGCAGTGCCATCGACCTGTCCTGGGCGAAGGCCAATGCCGCCGCCATAGTGGAAGCTTGGTATCCCGGCCAATCCGGTGGTCTGGCTGTGGGCAACGTCCTGTCGGGCAAGGCCGATCCGGGCGGTCGCCTGCCCGTCACTTTCTACAAGAGCGTGGCCGACCTGCCGCCCTTCACCGACTATGGCATGGACGGCCGCACCTATCGTTATTTCAAGGGGACGCCGGTCTATCCCTTCGGCCACGGCCTCAGCTACACTAGCTTCCGCTATGCACCGCTGTCGGTCGAGCCGATCGACGGATCGGTCGAGAACGGGCTGCGGGTGCGCACGTCCATCACCAATAGCGGCGCGCGGGCGGGCGACGATGTCGCGCAACTCTACATCACGCCGCCACGCTTCGACGGTGCCCCCCGCACCGCGCTGCGCGGGTTCCAGCGGGTGACGCTCAAGCCGGGCGAAACTCAGCCGGTCGAATTCATCCTGTCGCCTCGCGACCTTAGTTTCGTCACCATGGCGGGCGATCGTGCGATGCTGCCGGGCGCCTATCAATTGAGCGTCGGCAGCGGCCAGCCCGATCAACCCGTCCAGCAGCAAAAGGCCGTCTACAGCATCGCGAGACTCGTTCCGTTACCGAAATAA
- a CDS encoding alpha/beta hydrolase — protein sequence MIHLSIRTGLQGRRALSVTRLITIGLAACALAAPARGQAQDDKMAPIAIPAQPDAIELGTGPLPGAKATKSWHRQYGSRFARNVTVATLTPFLPDPARASGAAIVVAPGGGFRTLSMDNEGYDVARALAAKGVAAFVLKYRLRQTPADMAGFEKSMQEMFSGVARTPLPAPANAASDLAPQLADSTAAFRLIRTRAKQWHVDPDRIGMIGFSAGAMLTMATTLSSDAKPAFIGNVYGPLGTMAVPQDAPPMFAAIAADDPLFGNRDFKLIDDWRTARRPVEFHLYERGGHGFGMYRKATTSTGWFDAFVQWIDMHGLLKPKP from the coding sequence ATGATCCATTTGTCGATACGCACCGGGTTGCAAGGGCGGCGCGCCCTGTCCGTCACGCGGCTCATCACGATCGGGCTGGCCGCTTGCGCGCTGGCCGCGCCTGCGCGGGGACAGGCGCAGGATGACAAGATGGCGCCGATCGCCATCCCGGCCCAGCCCGACGCGATCGAGCTTGGCACCGGCCCCCTGCCCGGTGCGAAGGCGACCAAATCCTGGCATCGCCAATATGGCAGTCGCTTCGCCCGCAATGTCACCGTCGCGACGCTGACGCCCTTCCTGCCCGATCCCGCCAGGGCATCGGGCGCTGCGATCGTCGTCGCGCCGGGCGGCGGCTTCCGCACGCTATCGATGGACAATGAAGGCTATGACGTCGCTCGCGCGCTGGCGGCCAAGGGGGTTGCCGCCTTCGTCCTCAAATATCGCCTGCGGCAGACGCCTGCCGACATGGCGGGCTTTGAAAAATCGATGCAGGAGATGTTCTCCGGCGTCGCTCGCACCCCGCTGCCCGCCCCGGCCAATGCCGCCAGCGACCTGGCGCCCCAATTGGCGGATTCCACCGCCGCCTTCCGCCTGATCCGTACGCGGGCGAAGCAATGGCATGTCGATCCCGACCGGATCGGCATGATCGGCTTTTCCGCCGGCGCGATGCTGACCATGGCGACCACCTTGTCCAGCGACGCCAAGCCCGCCTTCATCGGCAATGTCTATGGCCCGCTCGGCACCATGGCCGTCCCACAGGACGCGCCGCCCATGTTCGCCGCGATCGCCGCCGACGATCCGCTGTTCGGCAACCGTGATTTCAAGCTGATCGACGATTGGCGCACGGCGCGCCGTCCGGTCGAATTTCACCTCTACGAACGCGGCGGCCACGGCTTTGGCATGTACAGGAAAGCGACCACCAGCACCGGCTGGTTCGACGCTTTCGTGCAATGGATCGATATGCACGGCCTGTTGAAGCCCAAGCCCTGA
- a CDS encoding glycoside hydrolase family 43 protein — protein sequence MPMSLRTLTALPLTMALLATAACQQQEQPDNKAQPAKESRRDASEYLSQPLVKDIYTADPSAHVWNGKIYVYPSHDIDGPTAEDDLGSHFEMRDYRILSMDKIGGPVTVGPFALDVKDVPWADKQMWAPDAAYKNGTYFLYFPAKDKEGAFRIGVATSKDPMGPFKAQPQPIKGSYSIDPAVFTDDDGSSYMYFGGIWGGQLQRNVDGTYDANGSKTDLGQDDKPALAPRVAKMTGDMLEFTETPRAVQIVDDKGKPLLGGDHDRRFFEASWMHKYKGKYYFSYSTGDTHYLAYAIGDSPYGPFTYKGRIMEPVEGWTTHHSIVEWNGKWWLFYADTQLSGQTRLRNVKVTELKYNPDGTIQTITPFVAKAAAGAASR from the coding sequence ATGCCCATGTCATTGCGAACACTGACGGCCCTGCCGCTGACCATGGCGCTGCTCGCCACCGCTGCATGTCAGCAGCAGGAACAGCCGGACAATAAAGCCCAGCCCGCCAAGGAAAGCCGCCGCGACGCGTCCGAATATCTGTCGCAACCGCTGGTCAAAGACATCTATACCGCCGACCCGTCGGCCCATGTGTGGAACGGCAAGATCTACGTCTATCCCAGCCATGATATCGACGGGCCGACCGCCGAAGACGATCTCGGCTCCCATTTCGAAATGCGCGATTATCGCATCCTGTCGATGGACAAGATCGGCGGCCCGGTCACGGTCGGCCCCTTCGCGCTCGACGTCAAGGATGTGCCCTGGGCCGACAAGCAGATGTGGGCGCCCGACGCCGCCTATAAGAACGGCACCTATTTCCTCTACTTCCCCGCCAAGGACAAGGAAGGCGCCTTCCGCATCGGCGTCGCCACGTCGAAAGACCCGATGGGTCCGTTCAAGGCGCAACCGCAACCGATCAAGGGCAGCTATTCGATCGATCCCGCCGTCTTCACCGACGATGACGGGTCCAGCTATATGTATTTCGGCGGCATCTGGGGCGGGCAGCTCCAGCGCAATGTCGATGGCACATATGACGCCAACGGCTCCAAGACCGACCTTGGTCAGGACGACAAGCCGGCCCTCGCCCCGCGCGTCGCCAAGATGACCGGCGACATGCTGGAATTCACCGAAACGCCCCGCGCAGTGCAGATTGTGGATGACAAGGGCAAGCCTTTGCTGGGCGGCGACCATGATCGCCGCTTCTTCGAAGCATCCTGGATGCACAAATATAAGGGCAAATATTATTTCAGCTATTCGACCGGCGACACCCATTATCTCGCCTATGCGATAGGCGATTCGCCCTACGGTCCTTTCACCTACAAGGGCCGCATCATGGAGCCGGTGGAAGGATGGACGACTCATCATTCGATCGTCGAATGGAACGGGAAATGGTGGCTGTTCTACGCCGATACGCAACTGTCGGGCCAGACCCGACTGCGCAACGTCAAGGTCACCGAGCTGAAATATAATCCCGATGGTACGATCCAGACCATCACTCCCTTCGTCGCGAAAGCGGCGGCGGGCGCCGCTTCGCGCTGA
- a CDS encoding CaiB/BaiF CoA transferase family protein, with protein sequence MIQPLAGIRIADFSHVMAGPYASHLLRLMGADVIKIEPPKGDSFRSYGTDPRFDGMSPAFIAANAGKKSIALDLKNPDDLDIAHQIVARCDVLLENFRPGVIARLGLGYDAVRAMRPDIIYCSVSGYGQDSPQRDWPAIDNIVQATSGMMMLSGEEGDPPVRVGFPIVDTLTGQTAALAIMSALIRRMQGGGGGYIDVSMFDASLAFMTSAVTPYLATGRAMSRMGNTGYSGLPTASLFTAKDGRQVSLGVVQPNQFEALARFTGREDWLTDPLFATPEARRANFDAMKAELAGVIATRDAAEWEAGMSAAGIPCGMVRRVDEAAALARPDALVSFDIPGVPLDRPVGMPGVGFRMTPGAQVGHAPPFLDENRAEILDWLAQPDEG encoded by the coding sequence ATGATTCAGCCGCTCGCGGGCATCCGCATCGCCGATTTCAGCCATGTGATGGCTGGCCCCTATGCGTCGCACCTGTTGCGGCTGATGGGCGCGGACGTCATCAAGATCGAACCGCCCAAGGGCGACAGTTTCCGCAGCTATGGCACCGATCCCCGGTTCGATGGCATGTCGCCCGCCTTCATCGCCGCCAATGCGGGCAAGAAATCGATCGCGCTGGACCTGAAAAATCCCGACGATCTGGATATCGCGCACCAGATCGTGGCGCGGTGCGACGTGCTGCTGGAAAATTTCCGCCCCGGCGTGATCGCGCGACTGGGGCTGGGCTATGATGCGGTGCGGGCGATGCGGCCCGATATCATCTATTGTTCGGTGTCGGGCTATGGGCAGGACAGCCCGCAGCGCGACTGGCCCGCGATCGACAATATCGTGCAGGCGACCAGCGGCATGATGATGCTGAGCGGGGAAGAAGGCGATCCGCCGGTGCGGGTGGGCTTTCCGATCGTCGATACGCTGACCGGCCAGACGGCGGCGTTGGCGATTATGTCCGCGCTGATCCGGCGGATGCAGGGCGGGGGCGGCGGTTATATCGACGTGTCGATGTTCGACGCCAGCCTGGCCTTCATGACATCCGCCGTCACCCCCTATCTGGCGACCGGGCGGGCGATGTCGCGGATGGGCAATACCGGCTATAGCGGCCTGCCTACAGCGTCGCTCTTTACCGCGAAAGACGGGCGGCAGGTTTCTTTGGGCGTGGTGCAGCCCAACCAGTTCGAGGCGCTGGCCCGCTTTACCGGGCGGGAGGACTGGCTGACCGACCCCCTGTTCGCCACGCCCGAAGCGCGGCGGGCGAATTTCGACGCGATGAAAGCGGAATTGGCCGGGGTGATCGCCACGCGGGATGCTGCCGAATGGGAAGCGGGCATGAGCGCAGCAGGCATCCCCTGCGGCATGGTGCGTCGGGTCGATGAGGCGGCGGCGCTGGCACGGCCCGATGCGCTGGTATCGTTCGATATTCCCGGCGTGCCGCTGGACCGGCCGGTGGGCATGCCGGGCGTCGGTTTCCGCATGACGCCCGGCGCGCAGGTCGGCCACGCACCGCCTTTCCTGGACGAAAACCGGGCGGAGATACTGGACTGGCTGGCGCAGCCGGACGAGGGGTAG
- the dctP gene encoding TRAP transporter substrate-binding protein DctP, translating into MTRRALLPLLLPLCLMAACARPLPQGVTELTYATPYSPTHPFSKADQAWMQFVERKSGGRIRIRPIWSGALLSSDMSMEELRHGVADVGLITPIYVRGGTHLIRIQTGFYSGADSIASQLKLYRCMAAADPEIGHELQGLKVLAVQGGSLAGIVTTDRQVRTLADLRGLRLRAPTELLTVLESLGVDAVNMPMADVYSAMAKGVIDGVIAPGDTFKSLHFAEVARHYNNLAIPRGAYPARAMGMARWNRLSAADRAVLEQSQAVWEDALAREIHAALEKGLAEAKAQKVTIDGMSAQEQARFDALYLRDSEGNARSLSRFGIDGMKAFRTARAAVRGRDDIQCGGAT; encoded by the coding sequence GTGACACGGCGCGCGCTGCTGCCCCTGTTGCTGCCGCTCTGCTTGATGGCGGCGTGCGCGCGGCCTTTGCCGCAGGGCGTGACGGAACTGACCTACGCCACGCCCTACAGCCCGACCCATCCGTTCAGCAAGGCGGACCAAGCATGGATGCAATTTGTCGAGCGGAAGTCGGGCGGGCGCATCCGCATCCGCCCGATCTGGTCGGGCGCGCTGCTCTCGTCGGACATGTCGATGGAGGAATTGCGGCACGGTGTCGCCGATGTCGGCCTGATCACCCCCATCTATGTGCGCGGCGGCACGCATCTGATTCGCATCCAGACGGGATTTTACAGCGGGGCTGACAGCATTGCGTCCCAGCTGAAACTCTATCGCTGCATGGCGGCGGCCGACCCGGAAATCGGCCATGAGTTGCAGGGCTTGAAAGTACTGGCGGTGCAGGGTGGGTCGCTCGCCGGGATCGTCACGACCGACCGGCAGGTGCGCACGCTCGCCGACCTGCGCGGACTGCGGCTGCGCGCACCGACCGAATTGCTGACGGTGCTGGAATCGCTGGGCGTCGACGCGGTCAACATGCCGATGGCGGACGTCTATTCCGCGATGGCGAAGGGTGTGATCGACGGCGTGATCGCGCCGGGCGACACGTTCAAGTCGCTGCATTTCGCGGAGGTTGCGCGCCATTATAACAACCTCGCCATCCCGCGTGGCGCTTATCCGGCACGGGCGATGGGCATGGCGCGGTGGAACCGGCTGAGCGCGGCGGATCGCGCGGTGCTCGAACAATCGCAGGCGGTGTGGGAGGATGCGCTGGCGCGGGAAATCCATGCTGCGCTGGAAAAGGGGCTGGCCGAAGCCAAGGCGCAGAAGGTGACGATCGACGGCATGTCCGCGCAGGAACAGGCGCGGTTCGACGCGCTGTATCTGCGCGATAGCGAAGGCAATGCGCGCAGCCTGTCGCGCTTCGGCATCGACGGCATGAAGGCGTTTCGCACCGCGCGGGCGGCGGTGCGCGGGCGGGATGATATCCAGTGCGGAGGTGCGACATGA